The genome window AAAGCATACCCGCAGATAAAATACCGCTGCGCAGCACAGCAACACCAAAAGCTGAAAATCAAGTCTTTGCCGGAAGCATCAATGGTTCCAGCGCGCTTGAAATCAAGGTTACAAAAGCCACCAACGATTCTACGCTGGCTCGCCTGATTCAGTTGGTTAACGAAGCGGAATCGCAGCAGTCACCCACCCAGCAGTTTACCAACCGTTTCGAGCGCTGGTTCGTCCCCGCCGTTTTGATTCTGGTCGTTTCGCTTTGCTTTGCCTTTCTGGTCATCGATGAGCCGTTTTCGGCCAGTTTCTACCGAGCGATGGCCGTGCTGGTAGCCGCTAGTCCCTGCGCCCTCGCTATCTCTACGCCTTCCGCCGTTTTGAGCGGCGTAGCGCGGGCAGCCCGCGAAGGAGTCCTCATTAAGGGGGGCCGACCACTCGAAGATTTAGGCGAACTGACCGCTGTCGCCTTTGACAAAACCGGCACGCTGACGCAAGGCAAACCGCAGTTACACCAAGTTATCGCGCTGGCAGGTTCAGAAACAGAACTGCTCCAAATTGCTCAGTCAGTCGAACGGTTGAGCGATCACCCCCTAGCGGCAGCTATTGTCAAGGGGAGCCAGGAGCGGTTAGCCGATAAACACGTACCCAAAGCAACCAACCTGAAATCCCTCACCGGGCGGGGGGTGCAAGCTGAGGTAAATGGGCTTCCCGTCTGGATTGGCAATAAAGCCTTATTTCTAGAGCAAAAAAAGCTGCCCGAATCAGTCAGCCACAAAGCCGATCAATTAGAACAATCCGGTCATACGGCCATGATTGTTCGGTGGGGAGATCGTTTTTTGGGCATTCTCGGCGTCATGGATACGCCCCGCCCCGAAGCCCAACGCACACTAGCAGCGCTCAAAGATCTCGGCATCCGACGAATGATCATGCTGACGGGCGACAACCAGCGGGTGGCTGACGCCATTGCCAAGGAAGTAGGCTTAACCGACGCACTCGGCGATTTGCTACCCGAAGCCAAAGTCCAGGCGGTCTTAACTTTAAGGGAGCAGGAAGGCAAGGTAGCGATGGTTGGCGATGGCGTTAATGATGCGCCTGCGATGGCCAAAAGTACGGTCGGGATTGCAATGGGCGCGGCGGGTTCGGATGTGGCGCTGGAAACCGCCGATATTGCGCTGCTGGGCGATCAGTTGGAGAAATTACCCTTCGCCATTGGCTTGAGTCGGCAGGCCCGGCGGATTATCAAGCAGAACCTGGCGATCAGTTTGGGCATGGTGGCGCTGCTGCTTCCACTGACTATGCTGGGGGTGGCCAGCATTGGCCCAGCGGTGATTGCCCACGAAGGCTCAACGCTCGTGGTAGTATTTAATGCGTTGCGTTTACTGGCCTACAAACAAAAAAAATAATTTTTTTAGAATTCGCTGCAACGTTCGATTGAAAAGAGGCGTATAACCCAGCAAGAAGATAAAAGTTAGATTACAAACATCCCCGGCCACTTGGCTGGGGCTTGTTTTTTAGGCACAAAATCAGCCTTGATTGCCTAAAAAGTCCTTCGAACTCATGTATGATTGCAGGATAATGACCGCACTAACTTTATCAATATTGCCTTTATCCCGCCGATCCTTCTTTTTAGTCCCACTGGCAATCATGGATTGCAAAGCCATTCGGGACGTAAACCGCTCGTCGTGCCAATGCACCGGAATGTCGGGCAAAGCCGCCTGTAGCCTTTTTACAAAACCCTGTACGCGGGGTGTGTTGTCCGTATCCGACCCGTCAAGGTGCTTTGGCAAACCTACGATGAAAGCCTCCACCGCTTCGGTCGCAACGTATTTTTTCAAATAATCCAGCAATTGATGCGTCGGCACCGTATCCAGGGCAGAGGCAATGATTTGAAGAGGGTCGGTGACAGCCAGACCCGTCCGTTTCGCGCCGTAATCGATAGAAAGCAGTCGAGGCATTCAGTAAGACCGGAGCGCCGGTTCGACCGGAACGCCGGCACGGTTAATGAAAGATGCTTTTGAACAAATATACAGGCTATTCCTCAAGAAAGAGATTAATCCTGGGCGGCAACCCAGTAGCTGCGCCCAGAATTAGCCAGTTATGCTTCGGGTTGCTGGTACATGACCACATCGATTCCTATTCCATTCGGATCAACAATGGCAAAATGACGATCTCCCCAAGGCTCATCGCGTAGTTCTATTTCTATTGGCACGCCTAATGCTTTAATGCGCTCATATTCAGCATCTATTTGATCCA of Tellurirhabdus bombi contains these proteins:
- a CDS encoding heavy metal translocating P-type ATPase; the protein is METTQLDLPLLLPNVPDERDSCVKRLIDLLADRPGIEKVHIKSDHHDHSGKAQLCIHYQPETISLDRVQQLAAQAGAEITQRYGHFVGRLAGIRHARHARTVSDQIRRWPGVLEASVSASGAVHLEFDEEQTSWPQLSDQLLSNGTPPAESNALSKPLHAPHHDHSHAEHGHAGHSHAGHDHAHGKGSHQHTHEHGGIFGANSELIFAILCAACLGTGFGLSFVTNLPQWVSLSLYGFAYFFGGFFTAKEAVEAIRQGQFEIDFLMLVAAAGAGFLGEWAEGALLLALFSLGHALEHYAMNRARKSIAALSELSAKTALVRRGELTEEIPIEELIIGDVILVKPNSKIAADGVVINGEGSVNQAPITGESIPADKIPLRSTATPKAENQVFAGSINGSSALEIKVTKATNDSTLARLIQLVNEAESQQSPTQQFTNRFERWFVPAVLILVVSLCFAFLVIDEPFSASFYRAMAVLVAASPCALAISTPSAVLSGVARAAREGVLIKGGRPLEDLGELTAVAFDKTGTLTQGKPQLHQVIALAGSETELLQIAQSVERLSDHPLAAAIVKGSQERLADKHVPKATNLKSLTGRGVQAEVNGLPVWIGNKALFLEQKKLPESVSHKADQLEQSGHTAMIVRWGDRFLGILGVMDTPRPEAQRTLAALKDLGIRRMIMLTGDNQRVADAIAKEVGLTDALGDLLPEAKVQAVLTLREQEGKVAMVGDGVNDAPAMAKSTVGIAMGAAGSDVALETADIALLGDQLEKLPFAIGLSRQARRIIKQNLAISLGMVALLLPLTMLGVASIGPAVIAHEGSTLVVVFNALRLLAYKQKK
- the ruvX gene encoding Holliday junction resolvase RuvX, which produces MPRLLSIDYGAKRTGLAVTDPLQIIASALDTVPTHQLLDYLKKYVATEAVEAFIVGLPKHLDGSDTDNTPRVQGFVKRLQAALPDIPVHWHDERFTSRMALQSMIASGTKKKDRRDKGNIDKVSAVIILQSYMSSKDFLGNQG